From ANME-2 cluster archaeon, a single genomic window includes:
- a CDS encoding HD domain-containing protein produces the protein MKQIENAARSILENAPSAGHDITHSLRVRDLCLYLAQEEGGDSQVLEAAALLHDIGRPAEFKDPDTDHAVISAQLAPGILSGAGFPSRNIPAVVYAIKHHRHSSGVVPDTLEARILQDADRLDISGAVGAAMTFAYSGAMNRSLYHSGDPLGEHRQLDGDEYALDHILSKLTHLPRTMHTVTARQMAEERSRFLNGFVEQLAGEITCCRRQQDE, from the coding sequence ATGAAACAAATCGAAAACGCGGCCAGAAGTATTCTGGAAAACGCACCCAGTGCAGGTCACGATATCACCCACTCCTTGCGTGTCCGGGACCTGTGCCTGTATCTTGCTCAGGAAGAAGGTGGTGATAGTCAGGTCCTTGAAGCTGCTGCCCTGTTACATGACATCGGCCGCCCTGCCGAGTTCAAGGACCCGGATACTGACCATGCTGTCATATCCGCACAACTGGCACCCGGTATACTCAGCGGTGCAGGATTTCCATCCCGGAATATTCCTGCCGTGGTCTATGCAATAAAGCATCACCGCCATAGTTCAGGAGTAGTACCGGACACACTGGAAGCCAGGATATTGCAGGACGCAGACAGGCTGGACATTTCGGGAGCTGTGGGGGCAGCCATGACCTTCGCATATTCGGGTGCAATGAACCGTTCACTGTACCATTCCGGCGACCCCCTGGGAGAGCACAGGCAACTGGACGGGGATGAATATGCACTGGACCATATCCTCTCAAAACTTACCCATCTCCCACGCACAATGCATACCGTCACTGCCCGCCAGATGGCTGAGGAGCGCAGCAGGTTCCTGAACGGATTTGTGGAGCAACTGGCAGGCGAAATAACATGTTGCAGGAGGCAGCAGGATGAGTAA
- a CDS encoding serine--tRNA ligase: MELRFRIKGTFRTSADPGPAKDEILELLENARTTILSKGAPEGKGAEITSVEVNDNGIELEITSGRFVRVHDAMLRLRKPLAELLGKGHRIGIRGIDIAEYTVTIPSEKPLKALKIPYVSSMEYIDGAIVLSLDVGESEIEKRIPDRIITLIEDKVAAQSYGGKGEHWNLLWESGKKEHVFTDDPTQEMMKRGWIKRGASRGQWIHGPQSVAVFRAFERIVIEEIVKPLGYREMIFPKLVTWDVWQRSGHAKGVYPEIYYVCPPKTRDPEFWEEVADHYKVTLEVPLDKIAEKIDKPIGGLCYAQCPPFWPFLQGETMPDDGLPLYVFDRSGTSHRYESGGIHGMERVDEFHRIELVFLGTPDQVVAHSEAMQERYKHIFNDILDLEWRTAWVTPWFMAQEGLAGLATETRVGTIDYEAVMPYRGEDSEWLEFQNMSVNGDKYPKGFNVKCQSNQELWSGCSGIGLERWASAFYAQKGLDPDKWPDAFREIVGELPEGIRFL, from the coding sequence ATGGAACTTCGGTTCAGGATTAAAGGAACGTTTAGGACCAGTGCCGACCCCGGTCCGGCAAAGGATGAGATTTTGGAGCTGCTGGAAAATGCCAGGACTACCATTTTGTCTAAAGGAGCACCCGAGGGTAAGGGTGCCGAGATAACATCGGTGGAAGTGAATGATAACGGTATTGAACTGGAGATAACATCCGGCAGGTTCGTAAGAGTACACGATGCCATGCTGCGGCTTCGAAAACCTCTGGCTGAACTGCTGGGCAAGGGACATCGTATCGGAATCAGGGGTATTGACATTGCAGAATACACGGTTACTATTCCATCAGAGAAACCGCTGAAGGCATTGAAGATACCGTATGTGAGCAGCATGGAATACATTGACGGCGCCATTGTGCTTTCACTGGATGTGGGGGAGTCTGAGATAGAAAAACGCATCCCCGACCGTATCATCACTCTTATCGAGGATAAGGTGGCTGCCCAGTCCTACGGTGGTAAGGGCGAGCACTGGAACCTGCTGTGGGAGAGCGGCAAAAAGGAGCATGTGTTCACCGATGACCCTACCCAGGAGATGATGAAACGGGGCTGGATAAAGCGGGGAGCCAGCAGGGGCCAGTGGATACACGGGCCGCAGAGCGTTGCTGTGTTTCGGGCATTTGAGCGTATCGTTATCGAGGAGATCGTGAAACCGCTGGGGTACAGGGAGATGATATTCCCCAAACTGGTGACCTGGGATGTGTGGCAGCGTTCAGGTCATGCCAAGGGTGTGTATCCTGAGATATACTATGTATGTCCGCCCAAGACCCGTGACCCCGAGTTCTGGGAAGAGGTGGCTGACCATTATAAGGTGACCCTGGAAGTACCTCTTGACAAGATAGCAGAGAAGATCGACAAGCCTATTGGCGGACTATGTTATGCCCAGTGCCCGCCGTTCTGGCCGTTCCTGCAGGGTGAGACCATGCCTGATGACGGGCTGCCTCTGTATGTGTTCGACCGCAGCGGCACGTCACACAGGTATGAGAGCGGGGGCATCCATGGTATGGAGCGGGTGGATGAGTTCCACCGTATCGAACTGGTGTTCCTGGGTACCCCTGACCAGGTGGTTGCTCATTCCGAGGCTATGCAGGAGCGGTACAAGCATATTTTCAATGATATATTGGACCTGGAGTGGAGGACTGCCTGGGTGACACCATGGTTCATGGCGCAGGAAGGGCTGGCCGGGCTAGCAACCGAGACGAGGGTGGGTACTATAGATTACGAGGCTGTAATGCCGTACCGGGGCGAGGACAGCGAGTGGCTGGAATTCCAGAACATGAGCGTGAACGGGGATAAGTATCCGAAAGGGTTCAATGTGAAGTGCCAGAGCAACCAGGAGTTGTGGTCGGGATGCAGCGGTATCGGGCTTGAGCGCTGGGCGAGTGCTTTTTATGCCCAGAAGGGGCTGGACCCGGATAAGTGGCCGGATGCTTTCAGGGAGATTGTGGGGGAATTGCCTGAGGGGATACGGTTCCTTTAG
- a CDS encoding DHH family phosphoesterase, protein MTSALLSLGHKVAKAIEDYRFIRIISHNDADGITAAGIMSIACLRSNIIFQTSIVSALNQQVIDRVNSHVYEKGGAVLFCDMGSGQPELLEQVQDDVIIIDHHQIVGDHSGRVQINPMMVDIDGSRFLSASGTAYCVARAMNDNVDLAGLALTGAIGDKQTMEGANAEIVREAVDAGVVSVKPGLRIMDGDVREVLQTMTEPYLDTAGDEDATRQFMDELGISGTLQDMGLEEQTRLASALALKIAPRAEPGAVQSLVGDVFILNREVVSNIYSLEWMLNCCGKMDQPALGISLCMRDANVVAEARVLSSRYQKTIVEQVRAAQSLVKEMEHIRYVVLENVTGTGIISGTLIRYVYPDKPFITLNKVEDMVKVSARGTRDLVDGGLNLAVAMREAAISVGGQGGGHDIASGGSIPPGKSEEFLGVVNSIVGGQLA, encoded by the coding sequence ATGACTTCAGCGTTGCTTTCTCTTGGACATAAGGTAGCAAAGGCCATTGAAGATTACCGTTTTATACGGATCATTTCCCACAACGATGCGGATGGTATAACGGCTGCAGGTATCATGTCCATAGCATGCCTGCGGTCCAATATTATATTCCAGACAAGTATTGTCAGTGCTCTCAACCAGCAGGTCATAGACAGGGTCAATTCGCATGTGTATGAAAAGGGCGGTGCTGTCCTGTTCTGTGATATGGGCAGCGGCCAGCCCGAATTACTGGAACAGGTACAGGACGATGTAATAATTATCGACCATCACCAGATAGTGGGGGATCATAGCGGGCGCGTCCAGATCAACCCGATGATGGTGGATATAGACGGTTCACGATTTTTATCAGCATCAGGTACAGCCTACTGTGTGGCTCGCGCCATGAACGACAATGTTGACCTGGCAGGGCTGGCACTTACCGGTGCCATCGGGGATAAGCAGACAATGGAAGGGGCCAACGCAGAGATAGTACGGGAGGCTGTGGATGCAGGAGTTGTCTCCGTTAAACCGGGTCTTCGGATCATGGATGGTGATGTGAGGGAGGTGTTACAGACAATGACCGAGCCCTACCTGGACACGGCAGGCGACGAGGATGCTACCAGGCAGTTCATGGATGAACTGGGGATAAGCGGTACCCTGCAGGATATGGGATTGGAAGAACAGACCAGACTGGCCTCGGCCCTGGCGCTGAAAATCGCTCCCCGTGCAGAACCGGGAGCAGTGCAATCGCTGGTCGGGGATGTGTTCATACTGAACCGGGAAGTGGTTTCGAACATATACAGCCTTGAATGGATGCTTAACTGTTGCGGGAAAATGGACCAGCCTGCTCTGGGTATTTCCCTGTGCATGAGGGATGCAAATGTGGTGGCTGAGGCGCGGGTATTATCGTCCAGATACCAGAAAACAATAGTGGAACAGGTACGTGCGGCGCAGTCCCTGGTAAAGGAAATGGAACATATACGGTACGTGGTCCTGGAAAATGTAACGGGTACCGGTATCATCAGCGGTACATTGATACGGTATGTGTACCCGGACAAGCCTTTCATTACATTGAACAAGGTGGAGGACATGGTCAAGGTATCGGCACGGGGCACCCGGGATCTGGTGGATGGCGGGTTGAACCTGGCTGTAGCCATGCGCGAGGCTGCCATAAGCGTGGGGGGACAGGGGGGCGGTCACGATATAGCCTCTGGGGGAAGTATACCTCCCGGAAAAAGTGAAGAGTTCCTGGGTGTTGTGAACAGTATCGTGGGAGGTCAGCTGGCATGA
- a CDS encoding phosphoenolpyruvate carboxykinase, whose translation MEVLGEVTRIITGLQSQANVVFPTDQELQNLAEKVGNITEFGNFNFSTSVKGRSAGVTVHIGSPEVQLRTGKNAQQKILDNLSNTLDTLSSYLQRAPIVCTKRKMCDNNEYSPECTMYVSTYRKDSIRLAYMWTKLLFDANTIPKTAISPKLNLVYVSEWQEKDRQILVFPEVGVTFVLGSDYLGEAKKGFLRMAMWFAKAHDMLGIHAGAKMVRARTPEGSLKQYSMLFFGLSGTGKTTHSCHDHGLLGEGEGVEIVQDDIVLLKKDGSALGTEKGFYLKTDIYPEHQPLIYRAVKGREAVFENVMVDYTGKVGFLDDTLTGNGRGVIQRTDLGEENITDSINLPPLSKIDGMIIAFITRRNTIVPMASRLTTEQAAAYFMLGESIETSAGDPTRAGESVRVVGTNPFIVGNEEDEGNWFYDFLRNNRNSVQCYLLNTGGSGEIVEVDDNGRKVIKQRVNRIEIPEMASIIRNIVRGTIEWADEPLFGTMVAREIEGVDLERFSPETYYTAGEIKAMADTLNKERVEYLARYPGLKKEIVDSIKR comes from the coding sequence ATGGAAGTACTTGGAGAAGTAACAAGGATCATTACCGGACTTCAAAGCCAGGCGAATGTGGTCTTCCCCACAGACCAGGAATTGCAGAACCTGGCCGAAAAAGTAGGGAACATAACTGAATTTGGCAATTTCAATTTTTCGACATCGGTCAAAGGCAGGAGTGCCGGGGTGACTGTCCATATAGGTAGTCCGGAAGTGCAACTGCGGACAGGAAAGAATGCGCAGCAAAAGATACTGGATAACCTTTCCAACACTCTGGATACATTATCATCGTATCTTCAAAGAGCACCTATTGTGTGCACAAAACGCAAGATGTGCGACAATAATGAATACAGTCCCGAATGTACCATGTATGTCTCGACCTACAGGAAGGATTCTATCAGGCTTGCCTATATGTGGACCAAACTGTTGTTCGATGCCAATACCATCCCAAAGACAGCCATCAGCCCGAAATTGAACCTTGTTTATGTATCTGAATGGCAGGAGAAGGATAGGCAGATACTCGTTTTCCCTGAGGTCGGGGTCACATTCGTACTGGGTTCGGATTACCTGGGTGAGGCAAAGAAGGGATTTTTACGAATGGCCATGTGGTTTGCCAAAGCTCATGATATGCTTGGCATCCATGCAGGCGCCAAGATGGTGCGGGCCAGGACGCCTGAGGGCAGTCTTAAACAGTACAGCATGCTGTTCTTCGGTCTGTCAGGGACTGGCAAGACCACGCATTCATGCCACGACCATGGCCTGCTGGGCGAGGGGGAAGGTGTCGAGATAGTCCAGGATGATATTGTATTGCTTAAAAAGGACGGGTCTGCCCTGGGTACTGAAAAGGGTTTCTACCTCAAGACCGATATTTATCCAGAGCATCAGCCGCTGATATACCGGGCAGTCAAAGGACGTGAAGCAGTGTTCGAGAATGTGATGGTGGATTATACCGGTAAGGTAGGGTTCCTGGATGATACCCTGACCGGTAACGGACGCGGTGTGATACAGCGTACCGACCTGGGTGAGGAGAACATCACTGATTCAATTAACCTCCCGCCACTGAGCAAAATCGATGGCATGATCATTGCTTTCATCACCCGCCGGAATACCATAGTACCAATGGCATCCAGATTGACAACCGAACAGGCGGCTGCATATTTCATGCTTGGCGAATCCATCGAGACCTCTGCAGGAGACCCTACCCGGGCGGGCGAATCCGTGCGCGTCGTCGGGACCAATCCGTTCATTGTCGGTAATGAAGAGGACGAAGGCAACTGGTTCTATGATTTTCTCAGGAACAACAGGAATAGCGTGCAGTGCTACCTTCTCAATACCGGTGGCTCGGGTGAGATTGTAGAAGTGGATGATAACGGCCGCAAGGTCATCAAACAGAGGGTCAACCGGATAGAGATACCCGAGATGGCGTCCATTATCCGCAACATCGTCCGCGGTACTATAGAATGGGCAGATGAACCTCTTTTCGGTACCATGGTAGCACGGGAAATAGAAGGTGTGGACCTGGAGCGTTTCAGTCCGGAAACCTACTATACTGCCGGGGAGATCAAAGCGATGGCTGACACACTGAACAAAGAACGTGTTGAGTACCTGGCACGGTATCCGGGACTCAAAAAAGAGATAGTCGATTCAATTAAAAGATAA
- a CDS encoding universal stress protein — protein MKILLPIDGSEYSKRAAQVALRIAKLHSGQIFLLHVIAPSGQERKKWMEEGAQKLLQVYKESMINEGLDEACITTLIENGDPADQIIDTANLRGVNRIIMGTHGKTGLKKLAGSVTEKVLRNSKVLVLGVPPNYEI, from the coding sequence ATGAAAATACTGCTCCCCATAGACGGGTCTGAATATTCTAAAAGGGCTGCACAGGTAGCTTTGAGAATAGCTAAACTGCACTCAGGCCAGATTTTTCTTTTACATGTAATAGCTCCCTCTGGCCAGGAAAGGAAAAAGTGGATGGAGGAAGGAGCTCAAAAACTGCTTCAGGTCTACAAGGAATCAATGATTAACGAGGGTCTGGATGAAGCCTGTATCACCACCCTTATTGAGAATGGAGACCCTGCAGACCAGATAATCGACACCGCGAATCTAAGGGGTGTGAACAGGATAATCATGGGCACACATGGCAAGACCGGACTGAAGAAGCTGGCAGGCAGTGTTACCGAAAAAGTGCTTCGTAATTCAAAGGTGCTGGTACTGGGAGTACCGCCCAACTATGAGATATGA
- a CDS encoding metalloregulator ArsR/SmtB family transcription factor gives MAGTVTTNGPEKKGCIIPYELSSEMDASVKKAMHEDVTRAASLFKVLADPVRLRILKALEICDLCVCVLVEITDYKYPALSYHLKLLKDAELVGSKREGNFQIYFLTEFGIKTTRSLSNVPG, from the coding sequence ATGGCTGGAACTGTTACGACCAATGGTCCGGAAAAAAAGGGGTGTATTATTCCTTACGAACTTTCATCTGAAATGGACGCCAGCGTAAAAAAAGCAATGCATGAGGATGTCACGAGAGCAGCATCCCTGTTCAAAGTGCTTGCAGACCCTGTCAGGCTCAGAATTCTCAAAGCGCTGGAAATATGCGACCTGTGCGTGTGCGTGCTTGTCGAGATTACCGACTACAAATATCCTGCCCTTTCCTATCACCTCAAGCTGCTCAAAGATGCGGAGCTGGTTGGCTCAAAACGCGAAGGAAATTTCCAGATATATTTCCTGACAGAATTTGGGATTAAAACAACCAGATCATTAAGTAACGTGCCGGGATAA
- a CDS encoding NUDIX hydrolase yields MSKPQTPLLTVDILIVSTGKLVLIRRRNPPFQGHWALPGGFVEVGETVEEAAMREAHEETGLSVDLKGLVGVFSEPGRDPRGHTVSICFAAIGHGTLQASSDAQDVALFDLDDLPPLAFDHLQVINTGRQKIQELMHQVLH; encoded by the coding sequence ATGAGTAAACCCCAAACCCCCCTCCTGACCGTGGACATATTGATCGTGTCAACCGGGAAGCTCGTTCTTATTCGCCGCAGGAATCCCCCGTTCCAGGGCCACTGGGCATTGCCCGGAGGGTTTGTTGAGGTCGGTGAGACCGTGGAAGAGGCTGCTATGCGTGAAGCACACGAGGAGACAGGTCTCAGTGTGGATTTGAAGGGGCTGGTGGGCGTGTTCTCTGAACCGGGCCGCGATCCCAGAGGACATACTGTTAGCATCTGCTTTGCTGCAATAGGCCATGGTACCCTGCAAGCATCCTCGGATGCACAGGATGTAGCGCTGTTCGACCTTGACGACCTGCCCCCCCTGGCCTTTGACCATCTTCAGGTCATTAATACGGGGCGGCAGAAAATACAGGAACTTATGCATCAAGTTCTGCATTGA
- a CDS encoding PIN domain-containing protein: MKPICIDANVFIASIKGEETYSSDCRRVIQAVADGKFYLIEPAICLTEVIRNISKYLGMEAGKTLENNLLRMVSIWELCDVHFCTNAGYTGALYGTYALDSIYFETALKHQAVLVTLDDKDFLQRIKGRVGIEVCHPKEF, translated from the coding sequence ATGAAACCGATTTGCATTGATGCAAATGTTTTTATTGCCTCAATAAAAGGGGAAGAGACTTATTCTTCTGATTGTAGACGAGTAATACAGGCAGTAGCTGATGGTAAATTCTATCTTATTGAGCCTGCGATCTGCTTAACTGAGGTTATACGAAACATTTCAAAGTACTTAGGAATGGAAGCAGGAAAGACTTTGGAGAACAACCTCCTGCGCATGGTCTCTATATGGGAATTGTGTGACGTTCATTTCTGTACTAATGCAGGTTATACGGGGGCGCTATACGGGACTTATGCATTGGACTCTATTTATTTTGAAACCGCCCTGAAGCACCAAGCAGTCCTTGTAACACTGGACGATAAAGATTTTTTACAAAGAATAAAAGGACGGGTTGGGATAGAAGTATGTCACCCAAAAGAGTTTTAA
- a CDS encoding roadblock/LC7 domain-containing protein yields MKGIEAVVVTSRSGINIASSVPQKANPDTLAAMSSALQNAADILTSQINKDSAYRVVIECERNNIIIVSAGQKALLMVLTNEKSILGPLFMQISNLSVKVKELLEND; encoded by the coding sequence ATGAAAGGCATAGAAGCAGTCGTTGTTACAAGCCGCAGCGGTATCAATATTGCTTCATCGGTCCCGCAAAAAGCCAATCCTGACACACTGGCAGCCATGAGTTCTGCATTGCAAAATGCTGCCGATATTTTGACAAGTCAGATCAATAAAGATAGTGCATACCGCGTGGTAATTGAATGTGAACGTAACAATATTATCATTGTAAGTGCAGGTCAAAAAGCCCTGCTTATGGTTCTTACCAATGAAAAATCGATTCTGGGTCCGCTATTTATGCAAATAAGTAATCTTTCCGTGAAGGTAAAGGAATTGCTGGAAAATGATTGA
- a CDS encoding ATP-binding protein, protein MAKDSIGIIYGKTGTHDFRFAVPNSSEVKRTDYVKVWHENEGWTLSQVISMTRSSDDFKLDEAVDAAGGGKMESPNSNLVAEAAVIGSRGDDGLLRSPRTPFIPGDKVFAADHQLIRSTLGLSHGDVYMGLLEGHDIKVTLDMNSLIQKHCSILAKTGSGKSYTAAVILEEILEQDVPLLIIDPHGEYSSLKEPGAGSQEGLYTKFGVSPRGYASKITVYTPANKVLNPDADDVFRLDGMNLSPQNLIQILPDEKSSNMQGILFEAISKIRAEMEHYSLDDIIFEVGNSKSKLKWNVIASLESIRDVNILSDKPTTLDELFSRGRAAIIDMKGVAPQLQSMIVAKLCGDLFEARKMGIVPPGMLVVEEAHNFCPERGFDKTQSTEILRTIASEGRKFGLGMMVISQRPARVDKNVLSQCNTQIIMKMTNPNDLKAISKGLEGVSSEVEEELKRLPPGVAMLVSNDIEQPILVDIRVRKSRHGGESVNIAKPTGQRKTVPKEVKLPAESRAPPAQPPRKESPPKPQGGGLFKKVFGSNK, encoded by the coding sequence TTGGCAAAAGATTCAATAGGCATAATTTATGGAAAAACAGGGACACATGATTTCAGGTTCGCTGTGCCCAATAGCAGCGAGGTAAAACGTACGGATTACGTAAAAGTCTGGCATGAGAACGAAGGCTGGACACTTTCCCAGGTCATATCAATGACCCGCAGCAGTGACGATTTCAAACTGGACGAGGCCGTTGATGCTGCTGGTGGTGGAAAGATGGAGAGCCCCAACAGCAACCTGGTCGCTGAAGCCGCAGTAATAGGCAGCAGGGGCGATGATGGATTGCTCAGGTCGCCCAGAACCCCATTTATTCCGGGAGATAAAGTATTCGCTGCGGACCATCAACTGATACGTTCGACCCTGGGACTGTCCCATGGTGATGTATATATGGGCCTGCTTGAAGGACACGACATCAAAGTCACCCTTGATATGAACAGTCTCATCCAGAAGCATTGCAGCATCCTTGCCAAGACGGGCAGCGGGAAATCATACACTGCGGCTGTTATCCTTGAAGAGATACTGGAACAGGATGTACCGCTTCTTATCATTGACCCTCACGGGGAATACAGTTCGCTCAAAGAACCGGGGGCCGGAAGCCAGGAAGGTTTGTACACTAAATTCGGCGTATCGCCCAGAGGGTATGCCTCAAAGATAACGGTGTACACGCCTGCCAACAAAGTGCTGAATCCTGACGCGGATGATGTTTTTCGGCTGGACGGCATGAACCTGTCTCCCCAGAACCTGATACAGATACTCCCTGATGAAAAATCCAGTAACATGCAGGGTATCCTGTTCGAGGCTATTAGCAAGATACGGGCCGAGATGGAGCATTACAGCCTTGATGATATCATATTCGAAGTGGGGAATAGCAAGAGTAAACTGAAATGGAACGTCATTGCATCCCTGGAATCGATCCGGGATGTGAACATACTGTCTGATAAACCCACCACCCTGGATGAACTGTTCAGCCGGGGCAGGGCTGCTATCATAGACATGAAAGGTGTAGCTCCCCAGTTACAGTCCATGATCGTTGCAAAGCTGTGTGGTGACCTGTTCGAAGCAAGGAAGATGGGGATTGTGCCGCCCGGTATGCTGGTGGTTGAGGAAGCCCATAATTTCTGTCCCGAGCGAGGATTTGACAAGACCCAGAGTACTGAGATATTGCGTACCATTGCTTCCGAGGGGCGCAAGTTCGGGCTGGGTATGATGGTTATCAGCCAGCGTCCGGCCCGGGTTGACAAGAACGTGCTGAGCCAGTGCAATACCCAGATAATCATGAAGATGACCAATCCCAATGACCTGAAGGCTATCAGCAAGGGGCTGGAAGGTGTGAGCAGCGAGGTGGAAGAGGAATTAAAGAGGCTACCGCCCGGTGTTGCTATGCTGGTATCCAATGACATTGAGCAGCCGATATTGGTGGATATCAGGGTGCGCAAGAGCAGGCATGGCGGCGAGTCGGTAAATATCGCAAAACCTACAGGCCAGCGAAAGACGGTACCAAAAGAAGTAAAATTACCTGCTGAAAGTCGGGCACCACCTGCGCAACCGCCACGCAAGGAATCGCCTCCAAAGCCTCAGGGTGGGGGTTTGTTCAAAAAGGTCTTCGGGTCAAATAAATGA
- a CDS encoding 30S ribosomal protein S15 has product MARMHTRRRGQSRSTKPLRKEAPEWITLSADEIEKKVVELSKLDNSTSKVGIILRDMYGVPDITLSTGKKVSKILKENDAAHELPEDFTNLVTKALRLRKHLIANHKDQHNKRTLNTTEAKVRRLGKYYRRSGVLPVDWKYDPKTAERLIIQ; this is encoded by the coding sequence TTGGCAAGAATGCATACCCGGAGAAGGGGACAGTCAAGATCAACAAAACCACTGAGAAAAGAAGCACCAGAGTGGATCACGTTATCAGCAGATGAGATCGAGAAAAAAGTAGTGGAACTTTCCAAACTGGATAATTCCACCAGTAAAGTAGGCATTATCCTGAGGGACATGTATGGTGTTCCTGACATCACCTTGTCAACAGGTAAAAAGGTTAGCAAGATACTAAAAGAAAATGATGCTGCACATGAATTGCCTGAAGACTTCACTAACCTGGTGACCAAAGCCTTGAGACTCAGGAAACATTTGATCGCTAACCACAAGGACCAGCACAACAAGAGAACCCTCAACACTACCGAAGCAAAGGTAAGGCGCCTGGGTAAATACTACCGCCGGTCCGGTGTTTTGCCTGTAGATTGGAAATACGATCCCAAGACTGCAGAGCGTTTAATCATCCAGTAG
- a CDS encoding ROK family protein gives MTGPYLAGVDIGGTKITVSLANAGGIPVKVYQHTRLEGTHTVIPEQVDFLLGYACEQSGVQPDTIMAVGVSSCGPFVKETGQVQLVAPNLCGGLVKGKGIISNNWTRIPLEAVLSRRWSTLKIENDAVAAVVAERLFGAGRGEDDLVYITWSTGIGSGAYSDGRLIHGKNGNAPHIGHIYLAEGGPRCGCGNFGDMESLVSGVAIARDLGGGGTAEDVFNACRSGDRKANEIISRAVRNFARGLASLNAILDTKVIVIGGSVFMNNIDILLPAIRDEFYRSFPVLSEEVDIRPSALGSYLGDMAALSLVMPGDWIREWQDKRLWEHAPPVIMLDR, from the coding sequence ATGACCGGACCGTATCTGGCTGGTGTGGATATTGGCGGCACAAAAATAACCGTAAGTCTGGCAAATGCCGGGGGGATCCCAGTCAAGGTCTACCAGCATACCAGGCTCGAAGGCACCCATACGGTAATACCTGAGCAAGTTGATTTTCTGTTAGGATATGCCTGCGAACAATCAGGAGTTCAGCCGGATACTATCATGGCTGTGGGTGTTAGTTCCTGCGGTCCTTTTGTGAAAGAAACGGGCCAGGTGCAATTGGTGGCGCCCAACCTGTGTGGCGGGCTTGTAAAAGGCAAAGGCATCATTTCCAATAACTGGACCCGGATACCACTGGAAGCTGTATTATCACGCCGGTGGAGCACTTTGAAGATAGAGAATGATGCTGTGGCTGCAGTAGTGGCCGAAAGGCTGTTCGGTGCAGGCAGGGGCGAAGATGACCTGGTATATATCACCTGGAGCACGGGAATTGGTAGTGGCGCCTATAGTGACGGCAGGTTGATACATGGTAAGAACGGCAATGCTCCTCATATCGGGCACATATACCTGGCAGAGGGCGGTCCCCGGTGTGGTTGCGGTAATTTCGGGGACATGGAATCCCTGGTGTCCGGGGTGGCCATTGCCCGGGATCTTGGTGGGGGTGGGACCGCAGAGGACGTGTTCAATGCTTGCCGGAGTGGGGACCGGAAGGCCAATGAGATCATCAGCAGGGCCGTGAGGAACTTTGCCAGGGGCCTGGCCTCCCTGAATGCCATACTGGATACAAAGGTTATTGTTATCGGGGGTAGCGTGTTCATGAACAACATTGATATCCTGCTACCTGCCATCAGGGACGAGTTCTACCGGTCGTTCCCTGTGCTCTCAGAAGAGGTGGATATAAGGCCATCCGCACTTGGCTCCTACCTGGGGGATATGGCTGCGTTAAGCCTTGTCATGCCTGGTGACTGGATACGGGAATGGCAGGATAAGAGACTGTGGGAACATGCACCTCCGGTGATCATGCTGGACAGGTAG